The following nucleotide sequence is from Halomonas chromatireducens.
GATGAGCCCCTGGCTGCCGGTGACCACTTCGAGGGCCGCGCTGGTGCGCAGCCCCAGATCAGCCAGCCGGGCCATCAGCTGGCTGTGGGTGGCATCACCCGGGTCGGGCTCGAAGCGGGCCGCCTGGTAGGCGCTGAACTCCAGGGGACGCGAGGCCGTTATCCTGGGGTCGAGCTGGCGCAGGCTGCCGGCGGCGGCGTTACGCGGGTTGGCGAACACCTTGGCGTCCCCTTCCCGGGCCCTGGCGTTGAGGGCCTCGAAACCCTCGTGGCTCATGATCACCTCGCCACGCACCTCCAGCAGGTCGGGCGGCGCCTTGCCACGCAGTTTCAGCGGTACCGAACGCAGGGTACGCAGGTTGGAGGTAATGCCCTCGCCGGTACGCCCGTCGCCGCGAGTCGCACCGCTCACCAGCACGCCCTGCTCGTAGACCAGGGACACCGCAGCGCCGTCGAGCTTGGGCTCGCAGCAGAAGGCGATGGTTTCGCCATCGATTTCCAGCCGGTCGGCCACGCGCTTGACGAAGGCGGTGATCTCATCCTCGTTCAAGGCATTGTCGAGGGAGAGCATGGGGACCGCGTGCTGGACCTCGGGGAAGCCGGCATCGGGCGGTGCCCCGACCCGCTGGGTCGGCGAGTCGGGAGTCACAAGGTCGGGATACTCAGCCTCGATTTCCTGGAGCCGACGCAGCCGACGGTCGTAGTCGGCGTCGGTCATGCGCGGCTCATCGAGCACGTAGTAGCGATAGTTGGCGTCGTCGAGTTCGGCGCGCAGCGTGGCGACTTCATCGAGGATTTTCTTTTCGGGCTGGTTCATGCGTCTCTGTATCTCGAAGCTGATTTCCTGCCGCCGTGAACACGACAACCCCGTGATTGCTCACGGGGTTGTCGGTGGGTGCGGCATGGTACTCGGTCAGGCGTCAATTCACCTGGTAGCGATTGAGGCGGTTGCGGCGCTCGAACTCCTGCACGCGCTGGCGGGCAAACTCCACGGTCTGGGCCGTCATGACGCTGTGATTCTCGTCCTTCAGCTCGCCACCCAGGTTGCGCACGATAACCATGGCGGTTTCCACCATCGCTTCGAAGGCTGCCGCCGTGTCCAGCGCGCCGGGCAGAGGCATCAGCAGGGTGACGCCAGGCGTGCGGAACGCATCCATGGCCTCGATGGGGAAGGTCCCGGGCTTGATCACGTTGACCATGGAGAATTGCAGCTCGCTCTCCGGGTCCTCGGTCTCGAAGCGATGGAAGATACCCATCTCACTGCTGTAGCGCAGGCCGCAGGCCAGCATCAGGTCCAGCAGCGCCTCGCCGGAGAAGCCCTGCTCGTCACGGGAAAGCACGCTGATGACGATGACCTCATCGGAATGGCTGAGGGTTTCCCGGGCGCGCTCGGCATTGACGTCGTGCCGCAGGGCCTTGGCCAGGGTCGGGTGGGCTCGCACCACGTCATCGTCGAACATGGCACCATCCGGCTCGCCGTTCGAGCCTTGCTCGGCAGCGGACGGCTGCAGCTCGAAGGTGAGATCGTCACGCTCTGCCACTTGTTGTTGCCGCGCCCGCGGGGGTGCGAACAGTGGATCGTCGTCGTCGGCCATCTCGATGGCCTGGGCTTCGAGGCGGCGGCGCTCGGCGTCCCTGGCGGCCTGCTCGGCCTCGGCCTCACGGCGACGCTGGGCATCCTGGGCGGCCTTCTCAGCACGCGCCTGCTCACGGCGCGACTTTTCCAGCTGCTTCTCTTCCCGCCGCTTGGCCAGGCGCTGCTGCATGGACGCGCCGAAGCGCTGCATTGAATGACCCATGCGCCGCGAGCGGCTCTTGAGCGAATCCGTCATGCCCTCCAGGTCGACAAGGCGGTAGCGCTCGTCGTCATCATGCAACGCTTCGTGATCGTGAGGATCGGCTGCCAGCGGTTCGGCTGCCATGGCGGCGGGGGGCTCGGCATCGTCCAGCGCCGAGAGCGTCGGCTCGCGACGCGGCACATCCGTTTCGGCACCGTCAGACGGCTGCGACGTAGCGGCAGCAGGATCTGGCTGACGCGCCTGCATGGTCGGTTGCACGCTGGGCTCGGCTGGCGCTTCCACTTCCTTGCGCGCAGGTTCACCGAGCGTGGGCTCGGTGCTGGCGGCAGGCGTTCGTTCGTGCTGATCGCGTGTGAGTGCAGTGTCGCGACGAGAGGGCTCGCTGGGCAACGGCGACGCACCCCTGGTGCTTGTCGCATCGAGCGATGGCTCGGCCCGAGCGGGCGTCTGGACGTCGTCACGCGGTGGCGACGCCGCTGCCGGCGGCGGGCTTGCCACGGGCCGTTCAGGCGTGTGCCTCGCAGCCTTCAGGCCAGACAGCACCCGAGAAGGGCCGGGGTGCTCCTGGCGCTTCAACTTGGGCTTGGGTTTGCTCTGCCCCTGGTCATAGCTGGCAGGGCTGATGACACGCGCCCCACCGTTGGGCAGTTCCCAATTGGTGTCAGCCTCGGACGATGCTGTTGCGTCATCGATACCGTGGTTGCTCTGTTCCCCTACCTGGTCCAGGCGGGGCACTCGGCGCTGGCGTTTCAGGCGACGTACCCCATCAACTACGATGAGAGTCACCAGTGCCAGCCCCAGAATGATCAGCCATTCTCTAAGTTCCATGGGTCGTCTTGCCTATCACTAGGGCGCCATGCCGGATGGATGTCCGTCAACAGCATAGCGCGATTGCCTAAAAAAGGGCCACTTTTTTTATTTGTCAAGCCCCGGCATTATCGCTTGAGAGTCCAATCGACCCTGCGCCTTTCCCTGTCATTTCACACTTCGATAGTGTGATCAGACCATGATATACATTCTGATATCGCGTTTCTTCCACGCTTGCAAGCCCTGTCAGGCCTCGGCCAGCGCGGCGGCCTCCTCGACACCTACCGCAACCAGACGTGAAACGCCGGGCTCCTGCATGGTAACACCCATCAGCCTTTCCGCCGCCTCCATGGCGATCTTATTATGGGTGATATAGATAAACTGCACCGAATCCGACATGTCCTTCACCAACTTGGCATAGCGTCCCACATTGGCATCATCCAGCGGTGCATCCACTTCGTCGAGCATGCAGAAAGGGGCAGGATTGAGCTGAAAGATAGCGAAGACGAGGGACAGGGCAGTCAGTGCCTTTTCGCCCCCCGAGAGCAAGTGAATGGTGCTGTTCTTCTTGCCGGGAGGGCGTGCCATGATCGCCACGCCGGTGTCCAGCAAATCATCCCCGGTGAGCGTCAACCATGCGGTTCCACCGCCGAAGACTCGGGGGAAAAGCGTCTGCAGTCCCTGGTTGACCCGCTCGAAGGTGTCGCGAAAACGGGTACGGGTTTCCTGGTCAATACGTCGGATCGCCTTCTCCAGCGTCTCCAGCGCCTCGTTCAATTCAGCCTGCTGGGCCTCCAGGTAGTCGCGACGCTCGGCCTGCTGGTCGTACTCCTCGATGGCGGCGAGGTTGATCGCACCCAATCGGCGGACTCGCTCGGCGACCTCCTCCAGCCGGGCCTGCCAGGCGGATTCGGTGGCCTCGGGGTCCAGCACCTCCAGCAGGGCAGCAACCTCATGACCCAGCTCCTTGAGCTGCTCGTCCTGGGTTTCCGCCTTGAGGGCGAGGGCCTGGACCTGCATGCGTGACTCCTGGAGGCGCTCGCGGATCCCTTCCAGGCTGCGTTCGTGTCCCTGGCGAGCCTGCTCGTCTTCGCGCAGCCGTTCGGCCAGCTCGGCGGCACGGCCGCGCACTTCATTGAGCGCTCGCTCGTCGCCTTCACGCCGGTGCAGCAGGTCGTCGAGGCGTTCGCGCTGCTCCTCGTCGGGCTCTCGCAGCTGTTCCAGCGCATCGTTCAGTTCGCTACAGCGGTCCGCAAGGCGCTGGCGGACATCGCCGGCACGCCCCTGCTGTTCCGCCAGGCCCTCCCGCTCGGTGGAGAGCCGCTGGTGTTCCAGTGCCAGCTGCTGGGCGCGATCGTTGAGCGGGCGCTGGCGGGCACGCAGCGAGGCAAGCCGCTCTCGGCTCTGGCTGCGCTCGCGCTCCAGCCGCTCGCGCTGCTCGGCGCCCTCTTCGAGGCTCGCCATGGCCTGCTGCCACTGTTCACGGGCCTCCTCGATGGCTAGCCGCGTTTCTTCACCGCTCTCACGCAGCCGCTCGACTTCTTCGACCAGTTCAGCGGCACGCCCCTGCAGATGCTCGAGCCGGCTGGCCAGGCCGCTGTCCTGGACCGCCAGCTGCTGATGCTCAGTGGCCAGGCGGCGCTCATCGTGGCGTACGCCTTCCAGGGCGCCTTCGGCCTGTTCGACCCGCTCGCGCTCGACGGCCAGTTCGGCATCCTGGGCGACCAGTCGGGTCTCGACCTCGTCCAGCTCCGCGGCGACCTCATCCCGACGCCGCCGGCTGACCAGCAGCGCGTCAGGGCCTGCGCCCTGGCCGCGGTGGCGTATCCAGTCACGGCCCAGCCATAGCCCCTGCGGCGTGATCAGGCTCTCGCCTGCGGCCAGGCCTTCGCGTTCCCCCCAGGCCTGGGCATCGCTTTCCACGCAGCGAATCGCCTCCAGCCAGGCCGTAGCGGCTCCGGCGCCGCGCACCCGTGCCGCCAGGCTATGGGACTGCGGCTCTCCAACGGTATCAGGGGAGAGCGCACCCAGTTCGGCGGGCGGCGCAGCGCTTGCGGCCTGAAAGGTGTCGGGTGTGGCCAGCCGCGCCTTGAGCCACGGCGCCAGCACCCAGGAGACGCTGGCTTCCCAACCGGGGTCGACCGTCAGGGACTCCCCCAGCCGGGGGGCATCGCCCAGGCCGTGGTCGGCCAGGTGGCTTGCCAGCGCTTCGTCCGGATCGGTCAGAGCGGCCTGGATCAGCGCGTCCAGCGAGGCGAGCTCACCCTGGAGCACGCTGCGCCGGGCACGCTGTCCTTCGCGTCCCTGCTCCAGCGCGGCGGCGGCGGCGCGGGCCGTGTCGCGCTGTTCCTGCAGCTGCTCGCGCCGCGCCTCGGCGCTCTCCTGCTCCAGCTGGAACTCGGCAAGTCGCTCCTGGTGCTCGCCCCGCCGGGCCTGCAGCTCGGCCAGGTCCGGCAGCTCCTGCTGCTGCTGGCGGCGGCGCTGCTCGTCGGCGTCCAGCCGTGCCAGACGTTCTTCCAGTTCGCGCAGGCGATCCTGCGCGCGCTCGGCTGCGCGGCTGGCCTCCCGCCAGCCCTCGCTGAAGGCCTCATAGGCGAGTTCGGCCTCCTCGGCAGCCGGCTCGGCGTCTTCCAGCATCGCCTCCATCTCGGCCAACTGTTCGGCGACTTCCTCCTGCTCAGGGCCCAGGCGCTCGAGACGCTCGTCAAGCCCCGCCAGCCGCGCCTGGTCCTCTTCGCCCAGTCGGTCCAGCTCGGCCAGCTCGCGATGGGCACTCTCCAGGTCGCGCCCCAGCTGGGTTTCCCGGCTGCGCGCGTGCTCCAGGTTCTGCTCCAGCCGGGCGATGGCGCCGGTGGTCTCAAAGAACCGCGCCTGACACGCTTCCAGCTCTTCGGCCAGGCGGTCATGGCCGGCCCGAGCCTCCTCGAGGCGGGTCTCGCACTGGCGCATGCCGAGGATCTCGCGCTCCACCGCGGTTTCCAGTTCGCGGACACGGCCCTCCTCCTCGCCCTGCCGTGCGCGCAGCGCGCGGCCACGCAAGAGCGCCAGCTCACCCTTGAGCCGGTGCTCTTGCGTCTTGAGGGTCTGGTAGCGCCGCGCCGCCTCGGCCTGCCGCCGCAGGCGCTCCAGCTGCTTGTCGAGCTCTTGGCGAATATCGTCCAGCCGCTCGAGGTTCTCGCGGGTGCGCCGCATTCGGTTCTCGGTCTCCCGGCGGCGCTCCTTGTACTTGGAGATCCCGGCGGCCTCTTCCAGGGTGGCGCGCAGCTCTTCGGGACGCGCCTCGATCAAGCGCGAGATCATGCCCTGCCCGATGATGGCGTAGGAACGCGGACCCAGGCCGGTGCCCAGGAAGAGATCGGCGATATCACGGCGACGACACTTCTGGCCGTTGAAGAAGTAAGCGGACTGGCCGTCGCGGGAGACCTGACGCTTGACCGCGATTTCGGCGTACTGGGCGTAGAGGCCGCCCATGCTGCCGTCGCTGTTGTCGAAGCGCAGCTCGATGGCGGCCTGCCCCACCGGCTTGCGCGCGGTGGAGCCGTTGAAGATGACGTCGGTCATCGATTCGCCGCGCAGGGTCTTGGCCGAGGACTCGCCCATGACCCAGCGCACGGCGTCGATGATATTCGACTTGCCGCAGCCGTTGGGCCCGACGATGGCGGTCATGTTGCCATCGAAGGGCACCGTGACCGGGTCGACGAAGGACTTGAACCCGCTCAGGCGAATCGAGGTGAGTCGCATCCCGACTACTCGACGAGACGGTCGATGACAACCTCCGTGGGTTCACCGTCGACGCTGCCCACGGCGACCCCATCGAGATCACCGAACATGTCCCCGGGTGCCGGAGTGGCGTCGCCGCTGGAGGTAACGCGTACCAGCAGCCTGGCCTCGCTCACCTGTGACAGGCTCGCTTCATCGGACATGGCATGGCGGTCGTCGAGCACCAGGCTCGTGGGCAGGTCGCCGAGCGTGACACGGGCCACGGCCAGCGGGGGTAGCTCACCTGCCATGTCGCGGGCAATGATGAAGACACGAGTATCGTCATCGAGCATTCCCTGCAGGCTCTCGTCCAGGCGAACACTGACGTGGATGCCGGGTCCCTGGGCAATGGGCTCCTGCTCTTCCGGGGCAACGCCGAGGCGCTGCTGGGCGATGCGAATGCCTTCCCGCAGGGCTTCCGAGGAGCTGGAGTCGGACATGCCGGCGATGGCGCGACGCCAGCGATCGATGGCCAGCTCGTAATCACCGCCGTCGAACGCCTGGACCCCAAGCATGCCGAGGATGGTGGGCTCGCGGGGGTCACGCTCCAGGGTCTCGTCGACCAGTGCCTGCACTTCGCCGGTGACACTGCGGTTGGCCATGAAGAACTTCAACTGGGCCTTCTGCGCCAGCAGCGAGGCCTGCCGCCCCTCGAGTTCGATCAGGTTCTCCAGCGCATTCAGTGCCGCGGTGCCCTGACCGGAATCGCGGTAGATGGGGTAAAGAGAGGCCCAGACATTGGGGTTGTTCGGCTGGCGTTCTGCCTGCTGTTCCAGGCGCTCTACCAGCGTCGGCATGGAGTCGCTCTCCTGGAAGGCCTCGTAGATTGCCAGGTCGCCTTCGGCGCCGTGCTGCAGGTACCAGGCCACCGACCCGATCACCACCGCCACCGCCACCAGCGGGACGACCAGACGGCCGGAGGCGGGCGAGTGCAACGGAGAACGCTTAAGGTCCTCGGTATCCTCCAGCAGGCTGCGATCGAGCTCCAGGCGATCCTCCTCGAAACGTGCCTGGTCGATATCGCCCCGCTCCAGCGCCGCTTCCAGCGAGGCCAGGCGGCGGCGATAGATCGCCACGTTCTGTTCCGCGGACTTGTCGTTTTCCTCAAAGCTGACCTGGGCATCGTATACCAGGCGCGCCCGCCGCACCAAAAGAACTGGAAGGCCGCGAAGAAACCATCACTTTTTCAATGCCCCGTGAGCTGCATCAACTGGTAATTGCCAGGAGCTGATGAAAAGGGATCCTACCCAGTCGCAGTGGACACCCCGTTAACGTGGCTCACTACAACTAGGTACCGCATGGCGAAGCAAGCTATCCGAAGGAAGTCGTATATTGCAATTATGGCAGCATCGTTTCATATATTCATGCTGCTTATGCTGTAAATTTTTCATAAAATGATTGACGTAAATAAAATTTCTTTTGTCAGGATAGGTCTTTGCTAAGTCGGTCGGGTTAAAATGCCGCGGATTTATACTAGTTGTTAGCATCGTTAGGACGGATGATTGATATGCTGGAGCTATTTTTATTCGTAGGAGATGTTGCGCAGAAGCCTCAGGTCAGTCAGCCGCGTGACGTAATGTTTTGGAGGGTCATGTGCACACAGTAGCATTGTTTTTCTTTGCTAATGTATTGTTCTGTCTTGCTTATATGGTTCGTGATATGGCCTATTTGCGCGCCATTACAATTCTTGCAGCGTGTAGTACGCTGCCTTATTTTTATTTTCAAGCAGTACCGCTCTATTCTGCAATGGGGTGGCAGGTGGCTTTTATCGTTATTAATTCCTTTAACCTGATTGTGCTGCTGCTTCATCGCCGCCCCATCAAGCTTGATGAACAGGAGCAATGGCTACATGAAAGCACACTGCGTTTCCTCAAGCCAAGAAAAATGCGTCGTTTACTGCGGCTGGCCAAGACCCATGATATAAAAAAGGGCGAGGTCCTCATCATGAAAGACCAGGAGCCGCTGGCGGTGCGCTTTACCCGAGTTTCCGCCGATGAAATCCGCATCACCAATGCCGAGCGCGTGGCGCTGGACGGCCAGGCGCTGATGGCCGACCCCACGCTGCGCTCGGTCATGCTGCTGCTCGGCTACGAGCAGATCGGCGATGAGGTGCCGGTGAGTCTAGATGCCATGCTGATCCGCCCCGCCAGCTAGTAATTTCTGCTCGGATCCGCTCAGGAGAGCGCCATGGCGTCCTGGGCGGCCCCGGTCTGGACCTTCCACTGGGCGGCATAGCGGCCGCCACGTTCGATCAACGCACCGTGGGTGCCCTGCTCGACCACCCTGCCGCCATCGATCACCACGATCTCGTCGGCATGGACGATGGTTGAGAGCCGGTGGGCGATCATGATCACCGTGCGGCCGAGCCCGATCTTGAGCAGCGAGCGCTGGATGGCCGCCTCGGTTTCGTTGTCCACCGCGCTGGTGGCCTCGTCCAGCACCAGGATGGGCGGGTCCTTGAGCAGCGCCCGGGCCAGCGACAGGCGCTGACGCTGGCCGCCCGAGAGGCGAATGCCCCGCTCGCCCACCGGGGTGTCGAGCCCCTGGGGCAGCTCCTGGATGAAATCCCAGGCCTCGGCGGTGCGGGCGGCTTCGATCACTTCCGCCTCGTCGGCATCGGGCTTGCCATAGGCGATGTTGTCGCGGATCGAGCCTTCGAAGAGGTAGACGTCCTGGCTGACCAGGCCGATGGACTGGCGCAGCGAGTTGAGGCTGACTTCGCCGATCGGCTGGCCATCGATACAGACCCGGCCGGCCTCGGGGTCGTAGAAGCGCAGCAGTAGCTTGATCAGCGTCGACTTGCCCGAGCCCGTGGCACCAACCAGCGCCAGGGTGTTGCCTTCGGGCACCCTAAGGCTGACGCCATCGACGCCCACACCGCTCGAGGCATAGTGAAAGCTCACCGACTCGAAGCTCACCTCGCCGCGCACCGGTGCCGCCAGCGGTTTGCCCTCGTTGTCCTTCACGGTGATGGGCACCGCCAGCAGGTCGAGGATGCGCCGGGTGCTGGCCATGGCGCGCTCGAACAGGTCGATCACCTCGGCCAGGCCCGTCAACGGCCACAGCAGGCGCTGGGTGAGAAACACCAGCACGCCGTAGGCGCCCACGTTCAGATCGCCGCGCAGGGCCAGCATGCCACCCACGGTAAAGGTGGCCAGGAAGCCGGCCAGGATCGCCATGCGGATCACCGGAATGAACGCCGAGCTGACGCGGATCGCACGCCGATTGGCCTCCACATAGGCCTCGCTGGTGGCACGCAGCCGCGCCGCCTCGCGATCCTCGCTGGTAAAGCTCTTGATGGTGGCGATGCCGGAGAGGTTGTTGGAGAGCCGGCTGGCCAGATCGCCGACCTTCTCGCGCACGTCGGCATAGAGCGGCCCGGCCTTGCGCTGGAAGAAGAAGGCGCCCCAAATGATCATAGGGATCGGCGTGAAGGCCAGCAGGGCGATCAGCGGCGAGATGACGAAGAACACCGCCCCCACCGCTACCACGGTAACGCCAACCTGGATCAGCGAATTGGCACCGCCGTCGAGGAAGCGCTCCAGCTGGTTGACGTCGTCGTTCATGGTCGCCACCAGCTGGCCGGAACTTCTCGACTCGAAGAAGGCCATGTCGAGGCGCTGTGCGTGCTCGTAGGTGTCCAGGCGCATGTCGGCCTGCAGCCGCTGGGCCAGGTTGCGCCACAGGATCTTGTAGAGGTACTCGAAGATCGACTCGCCGGCCCAGATGAAGAAGGTGAGCACGGCCAGCATCAGGATCTGCTCCTGGGGCGTGGTGAAGCCGAGCCGGGCCACGAAGCTGCGCTCCTGGTTGACCACCACATCGATGGCCACCCCGATGAGGATCTCGGGGGCGATATCGAAGATCTTATTGATGATCGAGCAGGTGGTGGCGGCGATGATGCGGCGGCGATAGCCACGCGCATAGCGCAGCAGGCGCACCAGGGCCTGGAAGCTGTTGGCTGAAGAGGACATGAGTACCCATCCGACGGTGAGGATGGCCAGAGTGTAGCGCGTTTAGCGGCCTAACGGTTTGCGTGGCACGCCCCGAGCCACGACAATAGCCCTGTGACAATAGGCCCGACGCCCCCCTTTCACGAACCGTCACTCAACAGGACACCTGCATGGTCGCCGAACTCTTTGCCGTCATGGCGCCGGTATTGGCCGGCGCCGGGCTCGGCTACACCTGGATTCGACTGGGCCACCCCTACCCCGTGGATTTCGTCACGCGCCTGGTCTTCAATATCGGCACGCCCGCGCTGGTGCTGGCCTCGCTTTCCGGGGCGGACATCGATGCCGGCAGCTTCGGGCGCACCATGCTGGCCGCCGCCCTGGTGATCATCACGATGGCGGGCATGGCCTTCGTGCTGGCCAAGCTGCTGCGGCGCGACTGGCGGGTCCTGCTGGCCCCCACCATGTACCCCAACACCGGCAACATGGGGCTACCGGTGGTGCTCTATGCCTTCGGCAGCGCCGGCTTCGTGTTCGGCATCACGATCATGGTCACGGTCTCGCTGTTCCAGTTCAGTATCGGCGCCATGATGGCCAGCCGTGGCAATCCGCTGCGCACCCTGGCCAAGACGCCGACCGTCTACGCCATTCTGATCGCCCTGGCCCTGCTGCTGACCGATACCGAACTGCCGCTGTGGCTGGACAACAGCGTCGACCTGATTTCCGGCTTTACGGTACCGCTGATGCTGATCACCCTGGGGGTCTCTCTGGCCAGCATCCAGGTCAAGGGATTGAAATCGGGAATCGGCTTCAGCCTGCTGCGCATTCCCATCGCCGCGCTGGTGGCCTGGGGCATCGGCATCCTGGTCGGCCTGCCCCCCTTGGCCCAGAGCATTCTCATCCTGCAGATGAGCATGCCGGTCGCCGTCTTCAACTACCTCTTTGCCCTGCGTGCCGGCCGCGGCGCGGCCTACACGGCCAGCCTGGTGTTCTGCTCCACGCTGCTGTCACTGTTCTACCTGCCGGTGCTGCTGGCGATTTTGATGTAGCCCGGCGGCCATGTGAACAACATCGCCGCGAGCCTCTTGCCACCGGTGGGCTTGCACAAGGCATATTGACGCATGATGTTGCGCTACCTAACGTAGGATAGGGTGCCCTCGTGGCACCCAGCGTCTTTTTTACCCCCGACGGAGTAGCACCATGGCTACCTATGCACTCGGCGACCTGGC
It contains:
- the zipA gene encoding cell division protein ZipA, producing the protein MELREWLIILGLALVTLIVVDGVRRLKRQRRVPRLDQVGEQSNHGIDDATASSEADTNWELPNGGARVISPASYDQGQSKPKPKLKRQEHPGPSRVLSGLKAARHTPERPVASPPPAAASPPRDDVQTPARAEPSLDATSTRGASPLPSEPSRRDTALTRDQHERTPAASTEPTLGEPARKEVEAPAEPSVQPTMQARQPDPAAATSQPSDGAETDVPRREPTLSALDDAEPPAAMAAEPLAADPHDHEALHDDDERYRLVDLEGMTDSLKSRSRRMGHSMQRFGASMQQRLAKRREEKQLEKSRREQARAEKAAQDAQRRREAEAEQAARDAERRRLEAQAIEMADDDDPLFAPPRARQQQVAERDDLTFELQPSAAEQGSNGEPDGAMFDDDVVRAHPTLAKALRHDVNAERARETLSHSDEVIVISVLSRDEQGFSGEALLDLMLACGLRYSSEMGIFHRFETEDPESELQFSMVNVIKPGTFPIEAMDAFRTPGVTLLMPLPGALDTAAAFEAMVETAMVIVRNLGGELKDENHSVMTAQTVEFARQRVQEFERRNRLNRYQVN
- the smc gene encoding chromosome segregation protein SMC gives rise to the protein MRLTSIRLSGFKSFVDPVTVPFDGNMTAIVGPNGCGKSNIIDAVRWVMGESSAKTLRGESMTDVIFNGSTARKPVGQAAIELRFDNSDGSMGGLYAQYAEIAVKRQVSRDGQSAYFFNGQKCRRRDIADLFLGTGLGPRSYAIIGQGMISRLIEARPEELRATLEEAAGISKYKERRRETENRMRRTRENLERLDDIRQELDKQLERLRRQAEAARRYQTLKTQEHRLKGELALLRGRALRARQGEEEGRVRELETAVEREILGMRQCETRLEEARAGHDRLAEELEACQARFFETTGAIARLEQNLEHARSRETQLGRDLESAHRELAELDRLGEEDQARLAGLDERLERLGPEQEEVAEQLAEMEAMLEDAEPAAEEAELAYEAFSEGWREASRAAERAQDRLRELEERLARLDADEQRRRQQQQELPDLAELQARRGEHQERLAEFQLEQESAEARREQLQEQRDTARAAAAALEQGREGQRARRSVLQGELASLDALIQAALTDPDEALASHLADHGLGDAPRLGESLTVDPGWEASVSWVLAPWLKARLATPDTFQAASAAPPAELGALSPDTVGEPQSHSLAARVRGAGAATAWLEAIRCVESDAQAWGEREGLAAGESLITPQGLWLGRDWIRHRGQGAGPDALLVSRRRRDEVAAELDEVETRLVAQDAELAVERERVEQAEGALEGVRHDERRLATEHQQLAVQDSGLASRLEHLQGRAAELVEEVERLRESGEETRLAIEEAREQWQQAMASLEEGAEQRERLERERSQSRERLASLRARQRPLNDRAQQLALEHQRLSTEREGLAEQQGRAGDVRQRLADRCSELNDALEQLREPDEEQRERLDDLLHRREGDERALNEVRGRAAELAERLREDEQARQGHERSLEGIRERLQESRMQVQALALKAETQDEQLKELGHEVAALLEVLDPEATESAWQARLEEVAERVRRLGAINLAAIEEYDQQAERRDYLEAQQAELNEALETLEKAIRRIDQETRTRFRDTFERVNQGLQTLFPRVFGGGTAWLTLTGDDLLDTGVAIMARPPGKKNSTIHLLSGGEKALTALSLVFAIFQLNPAPFCMLDEVDAPLDDANVGRYAKLVKDMSDSVQFIYITHNKIAMEAAERLMGVTMQEPGVSRLVAVGVEEAAALAEA
- a CDS encoding ABC transporter ATP-binding protein, producing MSSSANSFQALVRLLRYARGYRRRIIAATTCSIINKIFDIAPEILIGVAIDVVVNQERSFVARLGFTTPQEQILMLAVLTFFIWAGESIFEYLYKILWRNLAQRLQADMRLDTYEHAQRLDMAFFESRSSGQLVATMNDDVNQLERFLDGGANSLIQVGVTVVAVGAVFFVISPLIALLAFTPIPMIIWGAFFFQRKAGPLYADVREKVGDLASRLSNNLSGIATIKSFTSEDREAARLRATSEAYVEANRRAIRVSSAFIPVIRMAILAGFLATFTVGGMLALRGDLNVGAYGVLVFLTQRLLWPLTGLAEVIDLFERAMASTRRILDLLAVPITVKDNEGKPLAAPVRGEVSFESVSFHYASSGVGVDGVSLRVPEGNTLALVGATGSGKSTLIKLLLRFYDPEAGRVCIDGQPIGEVSLNSLRQSIGLVSQDVYLFEGSIRDNIAYGKPDADEAEVIEAARTAEAWDFIQELPQGLDTPVGERGIRLSGGQRQRLSLARALLKDPPILVLDEATSAVDNETEAAIQRSLLKIGLGRTVIMIAHRLSTIVHADEIVVIDGGRVVEQGTHGALIERGGRYAAQWKVQTGAAQDAMALS
- a CDS encoding AEC family transporter, yielding MVAELFAVMAPVLAGAGLGYTWIRLGHPYPVDFVTRLVFNIGTPALVLASLSGADIDAGSFGRTMLAAALVIITMAGMAFVLAKLLRRDWRVLLAPTMYPNTGNMGLPVVLYAFGSAGFVFGITIMVTVSLFQFSIGAMMASRGNPLRTLAKTPTVYAILIALALLLTDTELPLWLDNSVDLISGFTVPLMLITLGVSLASIQVKGLKSGIGFSLLRIPIAALVAWGIGILVGLPPLAQSILILQMSMPVAVFNYLFALRAGRGAAYTASLVFCSTLLSLFYLPVLLAILM